The segment TGAGAGAAAAGCCGAGAACAATCAAACTGGTTAACAACTATTTTTTCGGCGGTTGACAGAATGAGATAATTCACGCCCGTCAATCGTTCGGTCCACGATGCGAAGTGGCGTCCTCATCGTCTTCAACGAGCGCCACGCCATGAAGTTGCTGCGCGAGTACATCGCCTATTACAACGCCGATCGCTGCCATTACGGACTGGGCAAGGATGCCCCTGTTTCACGGCCCGCCCAACGCCGCACTTCGTATGCTGCACGAATTGTGGCCCTTCCGAGAGTCGGCGGCCTGCACCATCGCTACGAGTGGCGCGACGCAGCGTAGGGTTCGGGCGTGTCGGGCTGACGGCAGGAAGCTCCCATCGACGCTGGGGGTGTGTCCTGCTGTTGGAATTTCCACTTGAATTCGCGCCCGGGCCGATGCTCCCGCCAAAAGCGACCGCTGGCCACCGATCAAAACTCGGCGTCAAAGAACAAATTGGAGGAACGAGGACATCAATCCGCGGGCGAAATCACGCGCGATCTAATTTTGGCGAGCCACAATGATTCCCTTGGGAATCCCATTGGAAGGCCATGAAAACGCCCCATGCATGAGGGTCGTATCAAACGACCTCCGCGCGCGAGGGGTTTGACCGCCACCAGTCGTCGATACAAAATCGATCTCCAAGCCCTCGCGATCGAAAGCCGTCGAGAATTTCAACGCTTCCTTTCTTGACAGCGCGTTCACTGATGTGCTGCAATTACCGCCTAGAGAAAGGTGGAACCAATGGGCGACAAGTCTGAGAAATCCAAGAACAAGAACAAGAAGCAAGGCGAGGACAAAAAGAAACGCGCCCAGGCGGCCGCAGCCGCGAAGAAGGTGCCCCTGCCCTCAGGTCCCAAGAAGAAGTAGCGGGCGTCTCGACGGCGGCCTTTCGAGCCGGTGGCGGCGACGACGTTGACGTCCCGCCCTTCTTTTCCTCTCCGCCCGGCAGTAACGTGGACTCAGTGGAGGTTCACCATGTCGGGGCGCCTGTCCCTCGCCAAAACTCGTCCATTAATGAAATCAACGAATTACTCGATCATGTCATAGTCTTCAACGAGCGCCACGCCATGAGGCTGCTGCGCGAGTACGTCGCCTACTACAGCGCCGACCGCTGCCACTACAGGCTTGGTAAAGATTCCCCGATTCCACGGCCCGCCCAACGCCGCACTTCGTATGCTGCACGAATTGTGGCCCTTCCGAGAGTCGGCGGCCTGCTCCATCGCTACGAGTGGCGCGACGCGGCGTAGGATCAGGCAGCCAACGGCAATCAGCAGATATTGTTCATTGATGCGGCGGTGTGTGCGGACAACGGGTTTTCCACACGACTATGCACCAGGGGCGACTCTGCCACCCATCGGGATCAATCTCTTTCGGGCCGTTTCAATTGAAAAAGAACGAAACGCGGGTTCGATTGCGTTGATTCAACGGCTCGATGATGGCCGATCTGTTTTTGGCGAGCGACAGGCTCCATTGAAGCCATGATAGGATACCGCGAGCAACGCAAGCATATAACTGGTCTCCACGGTCTCCGGACCGTGGCTCCATTGAAGCATACACTGGACTAACCTGGAGCGGGTAGCATGCGAGGTGTCTCCACGGTCTCCGGACCGTGGCTCCATTGAAGCTGCTCTACTTTGATAATTTTACCGGCGAACACACCGGTCTCCGCGGTCTCCGGACCGCGGCTCCATTGAAGCACGCGGATCGGGTGGTAAATGTCCTGTGGCTCGCCAAAACCAGATCACGGGTGATTTCGACCTTTGGTTCGGGTCATCGCTAATCCGTAGTAGCGGGTCTCCATCGGCAGCAGTCTCAGCCCGTGCAATGGTTCAAGTAAAAGTCCGACAGCTGGACAAACCACGGCCTGATCGACGTATCCCGCTGGCGACCTGAAATCAGCGAGCCCTGCGCCACGTCGCGCCACTCGTAGCGATGGTGCAGGCCGCCGACTCTCGGCAGGGCTATAACGGAACCAATATCCCAGGAAGCCGAGCAGCAAACGAACCGTTTTCAGCGGATTTTGAGCCTTCATGTCGACAAGGTAGCCCGATTCAGCCATGCTCGCAACATGCTGATTTCATTGCCGGATGAGTTTTGGCGAGGGACAGGATCCTTGACGGCAAAGTTCGGCCGCAGGCGGGGCTTGGGTCCAGCGTTAGAAGTTGCCCCGAAATACCGACTGCGTTATGCTGACAACAATTCAGCAAGGAAGCACCCGATCACGAGCGGAGAATGGACATATTTTTATTGTCAAGGGATTTTGGCGCAAAGAGTATTCGATCCAATAGGTCCAAAACATCGGCGAAAAGAATCTGTACCCGATGAAAGAACAGACGCCGGTAAAAGGTTCAGGGCCGCGAGAAAAAAAGCCGCGTAATGTACGTGTCTTCGTCTCCTCCACCTTCCAGGATATGCAGCAAGAGCGCGACGAGTTGATCAAGAACATCTTCCCTCAACTGCGCAAGATGTGCGCCGAACGCGGGGTGGGATTCACCGAGGTCGATTTGCGTTGGGGCGTGACGCAAGAGCAGTCCGAGCGCGGCGAGGTGTTACCCATCTGTTTGGCTGAGATCGAGCACTGCCGCCCGTATTTCATCGGCCTGTTGGGCGAACGCTACGGTTGGGTGCCCGATTCCATTCCCCCGGAGTTGATCAGGGAAATGCCCTGGCTCGCCGAACACCTGGAAAAAAGCGTCACCGAACTGGAAATATTGCACGGCGTGTTGAACAACCCAGCAATGGCGGATCACGCCTTTTTCTACTTCCGAGATCCGGCCAGCCCACTGACTGTTCCATCGGACAACGAGACATCGGCGGAAAAGCTCAAGAAGCTAAAAACAAGGATTAAGGCCGAAGGTTTCCCGGTCAAAGAGAACTACTCCGACCCGGAAACTGCGGGGCAATTGGCCTTTAAAGACCTCATGGATGCCATTGATCGGGATTACCCCGACCAGAAGTTGACGCCATTGGACCGTATGCGGTTGGACCACGAGATGTTTGCTGAAAGCCGGGCTAGGGTCTATGTCGGGCGGAAGGAATACTTCGACACCCTGGACAAGCATATGCGGGAAGACGGCGCGCCGCTCGTGATCCTGGGCGAATCCGGATCGGGGAAATCCGCCCTGCTGGCCAATTGGGCGATCAAGTTTCAGAAGGAAAACCCGAAAGTGTTTTTCTTGGTGCACTTTATTGGTAGCAACGCCGACAGCGCCAATTGGGCGGTGATGCTTCGCAGGATCATGGGGGAGATCAAGCAGCGGGACACTATGACCGATGAGTTGCCGGACACTCCCGAAAAGCTGCGCGCCGAATTCCCCAACTGGCTCTCCATGGCCGCGGCTCGCGGGCGCTTGGTTCTGGTGCTCGATGGACTAAACCAGCTTGAAGACCGCGACCAGGCACCCGACCTAGTTTGGCTGCCGGAGTTCGTTCCGCCCGAGGTTCAGCTGATCATGTCCACCCTTCCAGGGCGTCCATTGGATGAATTGAAAAGGCGCGGCTGGCCGACAATGGAAATCTTGCCGCTGGCGTACGAGGAAAGACGCGAGCTGATTCAAAAATATCTCCACCTGTTCACCAAGTCGCTTCCCGACGATCAAGTTGATTCGATCGCGTCGACTCCGCAATCGGCCAATCCGCTTTTCGTCCGTGCCCTACTCGATGAACTACGTGTGTTTGGCATTCAAAAGGAAATCCCGCGCCGCATTGAGCAGTATCTTCAGGCGCGAAATCCGAAAGAGCTGTACGAGTTAGTCCTGGCCCGGCTCGAAGACGACTACGGACCAGCGTTGGTGCGCGACGCCATGTCTCTGTTGTGGGCGGCGAGGCGGGGGCTGTCGGAATCCGAACTCCTCGACATCCTGAACATACCGCCATTGGCCTGGTCGCCCCCTCACCTGGCTATGGACGAATCTCTCGTGCTTCGTTCCGGGCTCATCGGCTTTTTTCACGAGTTTCTGCGGCAGGCCGTGCATGATCGATATCTGAACATGCCGGATGCCGAGAAAGCCGCGCACGTGCAAATCGCAGACTACTTCACCATGCGCGATATCAACGACCGCAAAGTGGATGAACTGCCGTGGCAGCTTGCTGAAGCCCGTGAATGGAAACGACTAAAGAGCTGTTTTGAGGATCTGCCTTTTTTTGCGGCCGCGTACATAAAGAACCAATTCGAATTACGTGCTTATTGGCAAAAGATTGAGGAGAATTCAACGGTTACTTGTGTGAAAGTGTATGAGAAAATTCTCGACAATCCTTCTGAATATATTGAGTTTCTTTTTGTACTTTCAGACCTGTTTTATTCAAAGGGGTACATTGATGAAGCATTGAAACTTAGAAATACCCAAAGAAAATACTATCGCTCTATCCATGATTATGCCAACCTGCAAAGGATTCTTCATAATCAGGCATCAATTTTATTCGACAGAGGCGAGTATGATAGTGCTATGGTTCTTCATAAGGAACAGGAACAAATATGCCGAAAATTGGGAGACAGGAAAGGCCTTTCTGTCTCGCTAGGTGCTATGGCCTTGATACTTAGAAATCTGGGTGATCTAAATGGCTCGATTATTTTGCTAAAGGAACAGGAAACAATATGTCGAAAAATGCAAAATGAAGATGGCTTATCTTCATCGCTTGGCAATCAAGCAGTTAATTTTAAAGATTTGGGCGAATTGATAAAGGCGATGGACTTGCTAAAGGAACAAGAAGGGATTTGCAGACGAATTGGTGATCGAGTTGGCTTGTCTGCCTCTCTGGGAAACCAAGGAACAATTCTTAAAAATATCGGCGATCTCGAAGGAGCAATGATTCTCCACAAGGAGCAAGAAAAAATATGCCGACAATTAGGAGATATGCATATGCTATCTATTTCCTTGGGTAACCAAGCATTGCTTTTAAAAGCACGCGGCGATCTCGATGGTGCAATGGCTTTGCACAAGAAGGAAGAGAAAATATACCGGAAAATGGACAACAAGCATGGTTTATCATTATCTATGGGCAATCAGGCTCTAATTCTTTATTCACGAAGCGATCTCGATGGTGCCATGGCTTTGCACAAGGAGGAGGAGCGAATATGTCGTGAGCATGGAATCAAGGATGGACTGCAAAGATCCTTCGGCCATCAAGCCAACATATTGGCCGACAAAGGCGACCTTAAGACCGCAATGGCTCTTTATAAGGAGAAAGAACAAATCTGTCGCCAACTGGGATTAAAAAATAGTTTACAATCGTCTCTTGGTAACCAGGCGTTGATTCTTAAGGAGCTCGGTGATCTGGATGGCGCAATGGTCTTGCTAAAAGACCAGGAAAGGATATGTCGTGAATTGATGAATAAGTACGGATTGTCCAATTCCCTCGGTAATCAGGCTGGCATTCTTTCCCAGCGAGGCGAATTGCAAGATGCAATCGCAGTGTACGAGAAACAAGAACGTATTTGCCGGGAAATTGGGCGGCCCATGGAAATCGCTATTTCCTTATATAATCAAGCAGCGATTCTGGCGGGAGATATGAAGAAGTACAAGGAGGCTCTTCCACTTATAACTGAAGCTCTAAGTATATTTAGTCGCCTCCAAAGCCCCTATGTAAAGTCTGCCAGAGAGGTACTAGATTATATTAGATGCACACTCGAAGTAAAGTGAAATAAATGTCAAAATGTAACCTATCAGAAGGTGTGAAAAGATTGATTTCATATTAATTTTGTCTTTGTTTTTCGCAGGTGGGATGCTGCTGCGTAAGTTGTCTCTCCTCCACATTGAGGACAAGGCCTCCCAGACAGTCTCATCCCTGTGTCAAAACGCGACACGCCAGTACATCCTCCACATACCACAATATTGCACTTTTCGCAGTATCTTGATGCTATGATCGCAACATCTGGTGTAAACACCATAACTGTGCCTTCGCCAAGAGGTCTACCCAACGCTTTGCATTCTCTCCCGCATTGTTCGCAAATTATTTCCACAGGACTGTTGTTGCGGTCCGCGCTGTCAAGCTTTTGCATTTCATTAGCTGACCGCTTAAATTTACCTATTTTAGCAGATATTCTTGCCTTCTGTTTGTATGTAACTTCGACAACGGCTTGCTGAAATATGTCAGCCTCATATTGGTTTGGCTTCTTCCCAAATCCTAAAAACCCTTTCTTGCCTGAGGCCACTAGTCGGATGGCTTTGAGTATCGCGGTATTACTAATTTGCTTCTCCACCTGTGTTTTAGCATTTTGCTCATCGAACGCTTTGATAATAATAGAAGTTGGTCCTGGAGCCGTAATTTCCTTCTTTGTTATGGCGTTCGCGTCGCCAGGGATTTGACTTTGCACTTTCGCAAAGGCTGCTTCCGTTGTTTCTGAATCAGCTTTTATTGTCTTGGGGTTTCCATCTGAGAGCACTTTTTCCGAGAGGAGGTGAAGACCCTCGGGTATCTGAGCTCTAATTTGTTGCCTGGCCTCCTCTAAGGAATTGGCCTCAACATCAATTGTTTTTTCAGACATTGTTTAACCCCTTTCGTGGAGTCCTTCAGGTCTCTGCCGAATAGTCGCGAAACAAAACCCATCATGTCATTCAGGTGCCTCGATAGACGACGACTACGAAGAAAGGACTCCCGGTCTTGTCGTTCGACTCCATAGCCCGGACCTTGTAGTCGTGGCTCTTGACGGGCTCAGGCGGGAAGGCTCCGCCAGTCCTCCCGTGACAGGCTTCGATTCCCGCTTGAACCACCTCGTCCAGCACACCGGAAGCGCCGCGGGCCGCGGCCCGGTAGAGGGATCGCGTCCGGCCATGCTCGCATGGGTGCAGGGGGCCCTGCTTGAGGACCCTGCTAATCCAGGTACCAGCCGTGTCCTCGATGGTTCCGACGGCCACCTTTGACGCGGCTACGGCAACTGCCTCCCCTTCCGGTGCCAGGACGATCGCACCGAGAAGCTCGCTGAGCGGTTTCCCTGAGGCATATCTCGGGTTGCGAAGTTCGTATGGTCTGTCATCAACGGCGAGGCGCACTTCCAAGGGTGGGCGATAGGCGACCTCCACGACGGCCTGTCGGCGCACCGACACCTCGTATTCGCCAGGCCGCCTGCCAATACCGATGAAGCCTCTTCGACCGGGCTTCGTCAACGCCACCTCGCGGACCTCGTCGTCCTCTTCTATCCGGGCCTCGGCTTCGGACCTCGCATCGTTCTCGTCGAGCGCCTCCACCTCGAGCGTTGTCGCGCCAGGCTCACGCAAGACCTTCCGCTCAGCTACCTCCGCATTGTCGGGCAGCTCTGCCTCAGCATTGGCAAATGCCGAGTCGGTGTCCAATCCGACGCCCTTGATGGTCGCGGCAAGACCGAGGTTGATCCAGTCCTGAGAGGTGATGTCCAAACCCGCGGGCAGTTGCTCAAGGGCCTGCGACCACGCGTCTTCCAGGGAATGAGCCACGATGAGGAAGCTGCGCTCTTGGGCTCCCGACGAAGCCTGCTTGGGGCTGCCGGCAGCCGACTGCCCAATGCTCGAACGGAGGACGACGTTCTCGAGCTGGTCAATCGAGTTCTTGATTTCCTCCGGAGGCGCATCACTCTCGTGCTGCCGAGACTCCGACGCCTTTCCCTTCACCGTTGCGAACTCTGTGTCGACCGCCGCACAGACTGCCTCGACGTCGAAATCAGTTCTCCGCCTGTTAGGCACTACGAAGTAGACAAGGCTAATCCCGCCCAGTCGCTTGCCCTGAAATGTCCTCTCGCACCAGACAACATCCGAGTACTCTGGACAGATCGACCTCAACACCTCCCAGCCATCGTCCTCGCTCCCCTTGTACGGATCCGTGGTGACGAGGTACACGGTCTTCTTCTTTGGGTCGAAGCCGGAACAGCTCTCGCAAGCACAGTCCTTACTTGGCGACTTGCCAGTCCCTGTACTGCTCGGGACCGTAGTCGGCCAGACGATATTCCTGGCGGAACATCACATCATTGCACCATATCTCATCGGCAGCGAGATCTGCTTGGACTTCGAAGAGACCGCCGGGCTTGCCGTAGTCCTTCAACTTTGAATCGAACCAGCGATCCCGAAACGCGTTGTGGATACGCGTTGCCGAAGTATGTCCGTCCTTCCGTAGGGCTTCCCAGTTCATCTGAACTCCCCCATGGCCAACAGGGCGTCTGGGATTACCTGCAGGTTGCCATCGACCTGGACCGGCTCTTCACGCTTCAGCCCCTTCATACTCGATAGACCAAACGGGCGGTGAGCATGGCTTCCTGCGACGAGTGGCCACGCTGGCTCCCGGTACGGCATCTGAGCGGCAGTCGCGGCGGCACTGGGACACCAGCGGGCGGAAGCGGGCCCTGGCGGATGGACGAGATGATGGTCAAGACCAGGAAACGACTGCGTCCAGGAGACGATTGTGGCAGGATGCATCTCGCCGGATGCTGCGGCTGGCACCGCAGTCCGCGCAAGGTGCGTGCGGTCCTGATCGCCGCCGCTTGAGGGGAACGAGTTGGCCGCTGCCGCATCCGGACAGCCGTTCTTGGCAATGAACCTGTCGAAGATACGCATCGCCACCCGCTCCACGTCCTATTCATCGCGGTCAAAGACCCTGCAGGCGTCCTGGCGGAATCGCTCGAACGCTGCAAGAAGCTCCGAGGGGTCGGCCGGACACTTCGACTCCATGCGGGCGGGCAGCTCCGAGAGCCAAGCCCCCAGGCGCCGGTCGAGGCGCTCCAAGATGTCACGACGCTCCTCATCTGTGAGTTCAGCCGTCCCGCTTCGACCGACAAGCGAGGCGAACTCCAGCCACGCGAGCCACGGGTCAAGGAAGGCCCAGCGGATGTGCTCCGCCACCTCACGATCCTCAGCAGCAATCCGAGCGACTGCCGGGGACCACTCGTAGTAGCGACTCCAAAAGACGTGAAAGAAGTCTCGAGCCACTGGGTCGCGAGAGATCGCCGAGTCCCGGACTTGCCGAAGGCCCGCAACGAGGGGCGAGTCCGGCCCGCGGCACGCACTCGCAACAATGCAGGCGCCCGACGGCGGCTCACGCTCCTTCGATGGACCAGCCTGGCCGTACAGCTGGTCATGGACGCCGAATGCCCGAGCGAAGTCCTCTGCACCCTCCTCTTCGCCGCATTTCGGGCACTTGTCGCCATAGACTTGCTGTCCGCATGTGCCGCACTTCCAAGCCATGATGACCGTCACCTCCTACTGGGTTTTCCGAACACCCGCGCCGTGCTCGCCCCCAGGTGGGCTGTCGTTCTCGGTTGTCGACGCAGCGGCACCTCCCGCGCGGATCCACTCATCGACCTCGTCCTTCTTGAACTTCCAGAAGCGCCCGACCCGGTGGCCGGGCATCCCCTTTGCGGTGAGCCAGGCGTATACGGTGTCCTTGCTCACGCCGAAGTGCTCGGCGATTTCATCTACCGAAAACCAGCGATCATCTGCGGGCACTCGTTGCTCCTTGACGGCACGTCAACGTCCGCCTGAGATTGACGTGAGAATACTGCGGAGGGGATCCGACGTCAACCCGTGCACGTAGGTTTTGATGGGAATTGGGGGGGGGCTCGCCGGAACTCGGCCGGGGCCGTGGGTACCTAAAACTCCATCCGCGCCTGATTTTAACATTTCTCGGCGTTCATTGGACGATTTGCTGGCATCAAAACAGGGTATTTGGGAAAGTGGTCGCGTCAATCAACTCGGGGAATGATCTACTTTTCATTTGCAGAAGAAAATGGAGCGTTGTCCACAAACGAGTCCATCGGCTGTTGGGCCAGTAATTGGTCAGAAGACAACGGTTTCTTTCGAAAACTGCCTGAGCCAGATGTCTACGCCACGAGCCGGTAGCTGTGATGCAGGCCATTCAAAACCGGTGTTGCCACCACCCTGCCCTTGCCTTCCAGGTTTCGGCTCGAAGGAATATCCTCTGATGGTTTGGGAATGCGCCTGATGCCCTGGTGGTAACGTTCTTGATTGTAAAAGTCCCGAAACTCTCTCAGGATGCGAAACAATTGCCGTTCGTTGAAAATAAGCATGTGATCCAGGCATTCCCGTCGTAGTGTGCCGATCAATCGCTCGCAGAACGCGTTCGCATTGGGTGCTTCAAATGGAGTCGGAATTCCCCGAATATTCATCGTATGAACCAACCAGTAGTCTAGCGAAGATCGACAGGAAACAGATTTACCGTTGAATTTGACTCTGACGGACTTCCCCAACTGGCCAAAGATACCATCGTTGTCATGGATCAGGAATTTGGGAGATTCATCCCAGGTGGCTTGACAAATTTGCTGCTTCAACCAATCCAACGTTGGATTCAGGTTCACTGCAAAGTAGACGATCTGTCGGCTTTCCAGTTCCATAATGACGAGGATGTAAATCCGGGCGAAGAAAAAGGTGAATTGAGTGCAGAAGTCAAAGGACCAGATTTCAAATCCGTGATTCTTCAGAAAGGTGCTCCATTGTTGAGTTCCACGAGGAGGCTTCGACTTTTTGACCCGGTATCGATTCACCGTGCTCGCCGCATGCTCGACTCCAAAAAGCTCCCTCAGCATTCCAGAGATTTTCTTCCCGCTGTAGTCCGGGTGATCGGCGGAAATGCGCCTGATGAAATCAATATGCTCCGGGGTAATGGGCGGTCTGCCCACTTTCTTTTTCGGTTTCGACAGCTTGCGCCAGTAGTCCTTGAATCGGCGACGTTGCCATCGAATGACTGTTTCTGGTTTGACAATGATGAGATGGGATTTCCAGTCGCCCCAGCACTTGGAAAGAAATGTCCAGAGAAGTCTGTCCCGTTCCCTAAGCCTCGACTTTTTCACAGAGCGTTTGAGAACGATGATCTGATTCCGTTGGGCAAGAACCAAAATCGCCATTTTCCGCTGGACATAGCCGAAGAGCAAGAGGTTCAGACAGATTAGTATCGTGGCTTCAAGCAAGATTTTCATGCCGAAAAGCATTTCAAGACAATCTCGAAAAAGCAAGTGAAATCAACATGGACGAAATTTTCGGAACCCACGACCATCGCTACGAGTGG is part of the Candidatus Alcyoniella australis genome and harbors:
- a CDS encoding integrase core domain-containing protein, whose amino-acid sequence is MLFGMKILLEATILICLNLLLFGYVQRKMAILVLAQRNQIIVLKRSVKKSRLRERDRLLWTFLSKCWGDWKSHLIIVKPETVIRWQRRRFKDYWRKLSKPKKKVGRPPITPEHIDFIRRISADHPDYSGKKISGMLRELFGVEHAASTVNRYRVKKSKPPRGTQQWSTFLKNHGFEIWSFDFCTQFTFFFARIYILVIMELESRQIVYFAVNLNPTLDWLKQQICQATWDESPKFLIHDNDGIFGQLGKSVRVKFNGKSVSCRSSLDYWLVHTMNIRGIPTPFEAPNANAFCERLIGTLRRECLDHMLIFNERQLFRILREFRDFYNQERYHQGIRRIPKPSEDIPSSRNLEGKGRVVATPVLNGLHHSYRLVA
- a CDS encoding helix-turn-helix domain-containing protein encodes the protein MPADDRWFSVDEIAEHFGVSKDTVYAWLTAKGMPGHRVGRFWKFKKDEVDEWIRAGGAAASTTENDSPPGGEHGAGVRKTQ
- a CDS encoding DUF4062 domain-containing protein — encoded protein: MKEQTPVKGSGPREKKPRNVRVFVSSTFQDMQQERDELIKNIFPQLRKMCAERGVGFTEVDLRWGVTQEQSERGEVLPICLAEIEHCRPYFIGLLGERYGWVPDSIPPELIREMPWLAEHLEKSVTELEILHGVLNNPAMADHAFFYFRDPASPLTVPSDNETSAEKLKKLKTRIKAEGFPVKENYSDPETAGQLAFKDLMDAIDRDYPDQKLTPLDRMRLDHEMFAESRARVYVGRKEYFDTLDKHMREDGAPLVILGESGSGKSALLANWAIKFQKENPKVFFLVHFIGSNADSANWAVMLRRIMGEIKQRDTMTDELPDTPEKLRAEFPNWLSMAAARGRLVLVLDGLNQLEDRDQAPDLVWLPEFVPPEVQLIMSTLPGRPLDELKRRGWPTMEILPLAYEERRELIQKYLHLFTKSLPDDQVDSIASTPQSANPLFVRALLDELRVFGIQKEIPRRIEQYLQARNPKELYELVLARLEDDYGPALVRDAMSLLWAARRGLSESELLDILNIPPLAWSPPHLAMDESLVLRSGLIGFFHEFLRQAVHDRYLNMPDAEKAAHVQIADYFTMRDINDRKVDELPWQLAEAREWKRLKSCFEDLPFFAAAYIKNQFELRAYWQKIEENSTVTCVKVYEKILDNPSEYIEFLFVLSDLFYSKGYIDEALKLRNTQRKYYRSIHDYANLQRILHNQASILFDRGEYDSAMVLHKEQEQICRKLGDRKGLSVSLGAMALILRNLGDLNGSIILLKEQETICRKMQNEDGLSSSLGNQAVNFKDLGELIKAMDLLKEQEGICRRIGDRVGLSASLGNQGTILKNIGDLEGAMILHKEQEKICRQLGDMHMLSISLGNQALLLKARGDLDGAMALHKKEEKIYRKMDNKHGLSLSMGNQALILYSRSDLDGAMALHKEEERICREHGIKDGLQRSFGHQANILADKGDLKTAMALYKEKEQICRQLGLKNSLQSSLGNQALILKELGDLDGAMVLLKDQERICRELMNKYGLSNSLGNQAGILSQRGELQDAIAVYEKQERICREIGRPMEIAISLYNQAAILAGDMKKYKEALPLITEALSIFSRLQSPYVKSAREVLDYIRCTLEVK